In a genomic window of Bacteroidota bacterium:
- the metG gene encoding methionine--tRNA ligase, with protein MTTKRTLVTAALPYANGPVHIGHLAGCYLPADIYVRYLRAKGEDVLFVCGSDEHGVAITIKARKEGITPQEVVDKYNGIIKNSFEQFGISFDTYSRTSAPIHHKTSQDFFRNLYEKGSFKEIETEQYFDVEANQFLADRYIMGTCPVCSNPNAYGDQCENCGTSLDPKDLKDVRSTLSGSKPELRKSKNWFLDLGELAEKPEFIEYKKRIDGWRSNVKGQFNSWLTQGLHARAMTRDLDWGVNVPIEGADGKVLYVWFDAPIGYISATKEYFKKKGDAQAWEKWWKDDETALVHFIGKDNIVFHTLIFPMMLIEHGGYILPTQVPANEFLNLEGQKISTSRNWAIWLNEYLQDFPNRTDELRYTLTSIAPETKDADFTWKDYQLKVNSELVAILGNFVNRALVLTHKNFDGKVPASAKTDAQIEIENPKLVLDSKVLAQETQRAFEALEQHLQNFEFREAQTELINIARAGNKYMAETEPWKLIKQDADQTAYVIKNCLDVCLQIAVAAEPLLPVASRRIKQQLNVEHEARSYNVAATMRTGHALNTPEHLFKNVEDADIQAQLNKLETSKAAAAAATPAPAVKPAKPEIVYDDFAKMDIRVGTVLEAERVPKTDKLMKLTIDTGIDVRTVVSGIAHCYEPEQVVGRQVSILVNLAPRKLKGIDSQGMILMAEDADGKLKFVAPVEAVGNGSGVA; from the coding sequence ATGACCACAAAACGTACTTTAGTAACCGCGGCCCTGCCTTATGCCAACGGGCCCGTGCATATAGGCCACCTTGCCGGTTGTTATTTACCTGCTGATATTTACGTGCGCTACCTGCGTGCCAAAGGCGAAGACGTATTGTTTGTGTGCGGCAGCGATGAGCACGGTGTGGCCATTACAATAAAAGCCCGCAAAGAGGGCATTACCCCGCAAGAGGTGGTAGATAAGTACAACGGCATTATCAAAAACTCGTTTGAGCAGTTTGGAATTAGCTTTGATACCTACTCGCGCACTTCGGCACCTATACACCACAAAACCTCGCAGGATTTTTTCAGGAATTTGTACGAAAAAGGCTCGTTTAAAGAAATTGAAACCGAGCAATATTTTGACGTGGAAGCCAATCAGTTTTTGGCCGACCGTTACATTATGGGTACCTGCCCCGTGTGCAGCAACCCCAATGCCTATGGCGACCAATGCGAAAACTGCGGTACCAGCCTTGACCCAAAGGATTTGAAAGATGTGCGCTCTACCCTTTCGGGCAGTAAACCTGAGTTGCGTAAATCTAAAAATTGGTTTTTGGATTTGGGCGAACTGGCCGAAAAGCCCGAATTTATTGAATACAAGAAACGTATTGATGGATGGCGCAGTAACGTAAAAGGTCAGTTTAACTCGTGGTTGACGCAAGGCTTGCACGCCCGCGCCATGACCCGCGACCTTGACTGGGGCGTGAATGTTCCCATTGAAGGCGCCGACGGCAAAGTGCTGTACGTATGGTTTGATGCCCCCATAGGTTACATTAGTGCCACCAAAGAATATTTTAAGAAAAAAGGCGATGCCCAAGCATGGGAAAAATGGTGGAAAGACGATGAAACTGCCTTGGTACATTTTATAGGCAAGGATAACATTGTGTTTCACACGTTGATTTTCCCGATGATGTTGATTGAACATGGGGGATACATACTGCCGACCCAAGTGCCTGCCAATGAATTTTTGAACCTTGAAGGCCAGAAAATCTCTACCAGCCGCAACTGGGCAATATGGCTGAACGAATACTTACAAGATTTCCCCAACCGCACGGATGAATTGCGCTATACCCTTACCAGCATAGCCCCCGAAACCAAAGACGCTGATTTTACTTGGAAAGATTACCAACTGAAGGTAAACAGTGAGTTAGTGGCCATATTGGGCAATTTTGTGAACCGCGCATTGGTGCTTACTCACAAAAATTTTGACGGCAAAGTGCCTGCCTCTGCTAAAACCGATGCCCAAATTGAGATAGAAAACCCCAAACTGGTGCTGGATAGCAAAGTGCTTGCCCAAGAAACCCAACGGGCGTTTGAAGCATTGGAGCAACACTTGCAAAACTTTGAGTTTCGTGAGGCACAGACCGAATTGATAAATATAGCCCGCGCCGGAAACAAATACATGGCCGAAACTGAGCCATGGAAACTGATAAAACAGGATGCCGACCAAACAGCGTATGTAATTAAAAATTGTTTGGATGTATGCCTTCAAATTGCTGTGGCAGCAGAGCCTTTGCTGCCCGTTGCATCGCGCCGAATAAAACAACAACTGAACGTTGAACACGAAGCACGCAGCTACAATGTGGCGGCAACCATGCGCACAGGCCATGCGTTGAACACCCCCGAACACTTGTTTAAAAACGTTGAGGATGCCGATATACAGGCACAGCTAAACAAACTGGAAACCAGCAAAGCGGCCGCTGCTGCTGCAACACCTGCACCTGCTGTGAAACCTGCCAAACCCGAAATCGTGTACGACGATTTTGCTAAAATGGACATTCGCGTTGGGACGGTGTTGGAGGCTGAACGTGTGCCTAAAACCGATAAGCTGATGAAGCTTACCATTGATACGGGTATTGATGTACGCACCGTGGTATCGGGCATTGCGCATTGCTACGAGCCTGAGCAGGTGGTAGGCCGCCAAGTAAGTATTTTGGTGAACCTTGCCCCCCGCAAGCTAAAAGGTATCGACTCGCAAGGGATGATACTAATGGCCGAAGACGCCGACGGTAAACTCAAATTCGTTGCCCCTGTAGAAGCTGTGGGCAATGGTAGCGGGGTGGCTTAG
- a CDS encoding alpha/beta hydrolase: protein MQQVYLLPGLGNDERVFKYLDFTGIKVVHLPWLMPLPAERIEEYAGRMAAAITHPKPIIIGLSFGGMMAVEIAKHIAVEKIILISSAKGKAEIPFYLRWMGKTGLQHVLPTTWFLRANAVTYWCFSLKEKEHKQLLQDVFNATNHQLYRWSGNAILTWANTQKAAPIVHIHGTDDRILPYRFIQPTHTIPNGGHFMLITHAKQVSALLREIINEG from the coding sequence ATGCAACAAGTGTATCTCCTTCCCGGTCTCGGCAACGATGAAAGAGTATTTAAATACCTTGATTTTACGGGGATTAAAGTGGTGCATTTGCCGTGGCTGATGCCACTGCCTGCCGAACGTATTGAAGAATATGCAGGTCGCATGGCGGCAGCAATCACTCACCCGAAGCCAATTATTATCGGGCTTAGTTTTGGGGGCATGATGGCAGTAGAAATTGCCAAACACATTGCGGTAGAAAAAATCATCCTGATATCCTCTGCAAAAGGGAAGGCTGAAATCCCTTTTTATTTGCGGTGGATGGGTAAAACAGGGCTGCAACACGTGTTGCCTACCACTTGGTTTTTGCGGGCAAACGCCGTTACTTACTGGTGTTTTAGCTTAAAAGAAAAAGAACACAAGCAACTGTTGCAAGACGTATTTAATGCTACCAACCACCAACTGTACCGCTGGAGCGGTAATGCCATACTGACTTGGGCAAATACTCAAAAGGCAGCACCGATAGTTCATATTCACGGTACTGACGACAGAATTTTACCCTACCGCTTTATACAACCCACTCATACCATACCCAACGGCGGACATTTTATGCTGATAACCCACGCCAAACAGGTTTCGGCACTGTTGAGGGAGATAATAAATGAAGGATAA
- a CDS encoding carbohydrate binding family 9 domain-containing protein yields the protein MQPLRILLIICLFCLALIAQGQTDTARAYHIRKSTQHIKIDGKLDDPDWQQAQKEGGFWQQFPYDTSASVTRTEIMMTYDAHHIYVAAICYDTFGGNFVVSSLKRDFTYATNDAFMVSIDPFNDKINGFCFGVNPYGAQLEGLLQNGGSFDITTNWDNKWFSEVKRYEGYWVAEFRIPFKTLRYKEGITQWGVNFSRNNLKINENTSWSRVPRNFNVTSLAYTGKLLWDAPPPAAGQNISLIPYAITRYSENFKNNTKGLLTANAGMDAKIAVTPSLNLDLTVNPDFSQVDVDRQVTNLSRFSLFFPEQRQFFIENSDLFSRFGFSQIRPFFSRRIGLKNGSSVTIPIIAGARLSGKLNKDWRMGLMNIQTGAYDKDGVKANAENYTVAAVQRQVFSRSNLSAIVVNKQNVPGPDSGATAYNRVVGFDFDLASKDNTWMGKFFFHHSFSPHQPQNAYAHASWLSYNTPRWFIMWNHEYVGNNYRADVGFVPRQTVYDEATDNLVPMTFWRIEPEITHTFYPENSRIYRVSPGFYVSGYADSSITVNDILYRPYLDIQFMDRSFIGFGYNENFTRLYFPIDITGTGNTPLPAGGYTYRSFDVNYSSNPRKLFNWKAEFAMGTFFNGKSISYSASINYRAQPWGNFSLTYEANELDLPKPYGYTRLTLIGPRVELTFSRNLFFTTFVQYNTQIDNVNLNTRLQWRFAPMSDLFIVYGDNYAPIPQRRMPDFRVKDRGVVVKLVYWLGV from the coding sequence TTGCAGCCCCTGAGAATACTACTGATAATCTGCTTATTTTGTTTAGCTCTTATTGCACAAGGGCAAACTGATACTGCGCGCGCCTACCATATTCGCAAAAGCACCCAGCATATAAAAATTGACGGTAAACTTGACGACCCCGACTGGCAGCAAGCACAAAAAGAGGGTGGTTTTTGGCAACAATTTCCTTACGATACTTCGGCATCGGTTACCCGCACGGAGATAATGATGACGTACGATGCTCACCATATATATGTGGCGGCCATTTGTTACGATACTTTTGGGGGAAACTTTGTGGTTTCGTCGCTAAAGCGTGATTTTACCTACGCTACCAACGATGCTTTTATGGTATCGATAGACCCCTTTAATGATAAAATAAACGGATTTTGTTTTGGGGTAAACCCCTACGGTGCACAACTTGAGGGATTGCTGCAAAACGGCGGCAGCTTTGATATTACCACTAACTGGGATAATAAATGGTTCTCAGAAGTGAAACGTTACGAGGGTTATTGGGTAGCAGAGTTCAGGATACCTTTTAAAACCCTGCGCTACAAAGAGGGTATAACGCAATGGGGGGTCAACTTTTCTCGCAATAACTTAAAGATAAACGAAAACACCAGTTGGAGCCGTGTTCCCCGCAACTTTAACGTAACGTCGCTGGCCTATACAGGTAAGCTGTTGTGGGATGCACCACCACCCGCGGCAGGTCAGAATATTTCGTTGATACCCTACGCTATTACCCGTTATTCAGAAAACTTTAAAAACAATACCAAAGGACTGCTTACAGCAAACGCGGGCATGGATGCTAAAATAGCGGTAACCCCATCGCTAAACCTTGATTTGACTGTTAATCCCGACTTTTCGCAGGTAGATGTAGACAGGCAGGTAACCAACCTTTCGCGATTCAGCCTGTTTTTCCCTGAACAACGGCAGTTTTTTATCGAGAATTCCGATTTGTTTTCGCGCTTCGGTTTCAGTCAGATACGTCCGTTCTTTTCAAGAAGGATAGGACTTAAAAACGGTAGCAGTGTTACCATACCCATTATTGCAGGCGCACGCCTTAGCGGAAAGTTAAACAAAGACTGGCGCATGGGGTTGATGAATATACAAACCGGAGCGTATGATAAAGACGGGGTGAAAGCAAACGCTGAAAACTACACCGTGGCAGCAGTGCAACGGCAGGTATTTAGTCGTTCCAACCTTTCGGCTATTGTGGTGAACAAGCAAAATGTGCCCGGGCCCGATAGCGGAGCCACGGCGTATAACCGTGTGGTGGGTTTTGATTTTGACCTTGCCAGCAAAGACAATACCTGGATGGGTAAGTTCTTTTTTCATCACTCGTTTTCTCCCCATCAGCCGCAAAATGCCTATGCCCATGCTTCTTGGCTAAGTTACAATACTCCGCGTTGGTTTATTATGTGGAACCACGAGTACGTAGGCAATAATTACCGCGCCGATGTGGGTTTTGTACCCCGCCAAACGGTGTACGATGAAGCGACAGACAACCTTGTGCCGATGACATTTTGGCGAATTGAACCTGAAATTACCCACACTTTTTATCCGGAGAATAGCCGTATTTACAGAGTTTCACCGGGATTTTACGTGAGCGGCTATGCTGATTCATCCATTACAGTAAACGATATTTTGTACCGCCCTTATCTGGACATTCAGTTTATGGACCGCTCGTTTATCGGGTTTGGGTATAATGAAAATTTTACCCGGCTGTATTTCCCGATTGACATTACCGGAACAGGCAATACACCTTTACCCGCAGGCGGTTACACATACCGCAGTTTTGATGTGAATTACAGCTCAAACCCCCGCAAATTATTCAACTGGAAGGCCGAGTTTGCAATGGGTACATTTTTTAACGGGAAAAGTATCAGTTACAGTGCCTCTATTAACTACAGGGCACAGCCTTGGGGTAATTTCAGCCTGACGTATGAAGCCAATGAATTGGATTTACCCAAGCCCTACGGTTATACCCGCCTTACGCTGATAGGGCCGCGGGTGGAGCTTACGTTTAGCCGTAATTTGTTCTTTACCACGTTTGTGCAATACAATACCCAGATTGATAACGTGAACCTGAACACGCGCCTGCAATGGCGTTTTGCCCCCATGAGTGATTTGTTTATTGTGTACGGGGATAATTACGCGCCCATACCCCAACGCAGGATGCCCGACTTTAGAGTAAAAGACCGGGGCGTGGTGGTGAAACTGGTGTATTGGTTGGGAGTGTAA
- a CDS encoding DUF4065 domain-containing protein produces the protein MYSSEAISAWFVNKGIDTSNYVTQMKVQKVVFFAQGLCLAFHGFPIVNEEFEAWKYGPVLPKIYRFYNRWGSMPITKKAEFGLVQDGNEIFGIDVFPDNIEKILDLTWEATKNVDAAVLSGWTHIKGSPWDKHYIEGKNNRIPNEEIKAYFLEKVIKKKDGSDGK, from the coding sequence ATGTATTCTTCTGAAGCTATATCAGCATGGTTTGTCAATAAAGGAATTGACACTTCAAATTATGTTACCCAAATGAAGGTGCAAAAAGTTGTTTTCTTTGCGCAAGGCTTATGTTTGGCTTTTCATGGATTTCCAATAGTAAATGAAGAATTTGAGGCTTGGAAATATGGCCCTGTTTTACCAAAAATTTACAGATTTTATAATCGTTGGGGGTCAATGCCGATAACAAAAAAAGCTGAGTTTGGACTTGTTCAAGACGGCAATGAAATATTCGGCATAGATGTTTTCCCAGATAACATAGAAAAAATATTAGATCTTACTTGGGAAGCAACTAAAAATGTTGACGCAGCAGTATTGTCTGGTTGGACACATATAAAGGGATCTCCTTGGGATAAACATTATATTGAAGGGAAAAACAACCGTATCCCAAACGAGGAAATAAAAGCCTACTTTTTAGAAAAAGTCATTAAGAAAAAAGATGGCTCTGACGGAAAATAA
- a CDS encoding 1,2-phenylacetyl-CoA epoxidase subunit B — MIIKSLDPRVSRAQIDDEKPFEHPLEKLDQFETYEVFAQKKRGEHHVHVGSLHAPNIEMALLFAKEQYGRRGVCVNMWVAKTADMFATDYDDEDIFSTVPDKQYREAAIYKVVDRINKFKEEQAQQA; from the coding sequence ATGATTATCAAATCGTTAGACCCCCGTGTGTCAAGGGCACAGATAGATGATGAGAAGCCGTTTGAGCATCCGTTAGAAAAATTAGACCAATTTGAAACCTACGAGGTATTTGCCCAAAAAAAGCGCGGCGAACACCATGTGCACGTTGGTTCGTTACACGCACCCAATATTGAAATGGCCTTATTATTTGCCAAAGAGCAATACGGCAGGCGAGGTGTATGCGTAAATATGTGGGTGGCCAAAACCGCCGATATGTTTGCTACGGACTACGATGACGAAGATATTTTCAGTACCGTACCCGATAAACAATACCGTGAGGCGGCCATTTACAAAGTGGTTGACCGTATTAATAAATTTAAAGAAGAGCAAGCGCAACAAGCCTAA
- the paaC gene encoding phenylacetate-CoA oxygenase subunit PaaC has translation MSDQLHIKELLYKMADDLLIIGHRNGEWTGFGPLLEEDIAFSSMAQDKIGQALALYTILNQMGEQDPDTIAFMRNANQFHCSQLVEQPNGEYDFSLVRHFLYDHADLLRFESLATSSFSPLAKVARKVKGEVKYHVFHGDTFLMKLGNGNEESHARMQNALDATFNLALGIFEPGDAEEQLIGEGIFIGEKALQERWLEAITPVILKANLRLPAENTWQPVYGGRKGQHSAHLQPLLDEMTEVFRIDPGAEW, from the coding sequence ATGAGCGACCAACTACACATAAAAGAGTTATTGTATAAAATGGCCGACGACCTGTTGATTATAGGCCATAGAAACGGTGAATGGACAGGTTTTGGCCCGTTGTTGGAAGAGGATATTGCTTTTTCATCAATGGCGCAGGACAAAATCGGCCAAGCATTGGCTCTGTACACCATTTTGAACCAAATGGGTGAGCAAGACCCCGATACTATTGCGTTTATGCGCAACGCTAACCAGTTTCACTGCAGCCAGTTAGTGGAGCAACCCAACGGCGAGTATGATTTTAGCCTTGTGCGCCACTTTTTGTACGACCATGCCGATTTGTTGCGTTTTGAATCGTTGGCCACTTCGTCGTTTTCACCGTTGGCTAAAGTAGCCCGTAAAGTAAAAGGCGAAGTGAAGTACCACGTGTTTCACGGCGATACGTTTTTGATGAAGTTGGGTAATGGTAACGAAGAAAGTCATGCCCGTATGCAAAATGCACTTGACGCAACGTTTAACCTTGCTTTGGGCATTTTTGAGCCCGGCGATGCTGAGGAACAACTAATAGGCGAGGGCATTTTTATTGGCGAGAAAGCATTGCAAGAACGTTGGCTAGAGGCGATTACTCCTGTGATATTGAAGGCCAACTTGCGCCTGCCTGCTGAAAATACTTGGCAGCCTGTATATGGTGGACGTAAAGGCCAACACAGTGCCCACCTGCAACCCCTGTTGGACGAAATGACGGAAGTATTCCGCATTGACCCGGGTGCAGAGTGGTAA
- the paaJ gene encoding phenylacetate-CoA oxygenase subunit PaaJ: MIEEKDIWSALEEVMDPEIPTISMVDLGIITGVDVLDGGNGVKVHMTPTFSGCPALRVMEDMVRERLQKMDIPRIEVETTFDVAWTTDRITEKGKQALLKHGLAPPVERKPGYIELDVLNDVACPYCGSRNTTLKSPFGPTLCRALHYCNNCLQAFEQFKPVF, translated from the coding sequence ATGATAGAAGAAAAAGATATATGGAGTGCGCTTGAGGAGGTAATGGATCCTGAAATTCCAACCATATCAATGGTGGATTTGGGGATTATTACCGGAGTGGATGTACTGGACGGCGGTAACGGCGTGAAGGTGCACATGACGCCTACGTTTTCAGGCTGTCCTGCTTTGCGCGTGATGGAAGACATGGTGCGCGAGCGATTGCAAAAAATGGACATTCCCCGCATTGAAGTAGAAACTACGTTTGATGTGGCATGGACTACTGACCGTATTACTGAAAAAGGCAAACAAGCCTTATTAAAACACGGGCTTGCACCCCCTGTGGAGCGCAAGCCCGGTTATATTGAACTGGATGTTTTAAACGATGTGGCTTGCCCGTATTGCGGAAGCCGCAATACTACTCTCAAATCTCCTTTCGGGCCTACGTTGTGCAGGGCATTGCATTATTGCAATAACTGCCTGCAAGCGTTTGAGCAGTTTAAACCTGTTTTTTAA
- a CDS encoding T9SS type A sorting domain-containing protein — translation MKKLFVALFLSLLLSAKLLNATHVMGGDITYKHHAGDSLLVTLKVYRDCNGIALLNIPLIVTSEKGATAQVTLTQISVKDITGVLPKCSLQSKCSGGSYPYGFEEYIFTGFVVLPNDSSCKYTLSWEQCCRNSAITTGSANAHSYIETKLDKCLAYGNSSPEFVREPIIVLGYGQNVSLTHAARDADGDLVTYELVNPLSGANQSIAYSGSFSSKKPLTFLGFPNTSLNHPAGFRFDSLTSNMSFRPTKQNEVTVVSIKAKEWRKINGSYVQIGEVIRDIQLLVVSFPNNKVPQIGVPNQSNIFACTAGNHCITIPVTDGDIDDTLSYSYAHNLSNAVVTDTTVNDTLKVTICFNVTQAMLVSGNYFFTLFVQDNACPMVGKTEKTYHLRTSALVSAPHPQKSIYCESAPSVTLATPPSGNSVWSGNGVLKMGTVYTFKPYDAQPGWHQLNFSYIDSLNCTAKDSLLVRVVARPSIGFTVNDSVGLQNDTFYFTNTSTADTTFISRWNFGDSGSMVNTFGYNARHIYNNSGEYTISLSINNGICPAELLVKTNYIKIGSNYLSVQSPVELGLHIYPSPASETVVIEAVSELKEVLLVDVLGKAHRFAANGNKAELNISELAAGTYLIKAIDTQGKQYTGKVLIQR, via the coding sequence ATGAAAAAGTTATTTGTTGCACTCTTTCTTTCATTGCTGCTCTCCGCAAAACTTTTAAATGCCACGCATGTAATGGGCGGAGATATTACCTATAAACATCACGCCGGAGACTCTTTACTCGTAACGCTTAAAGTATACCGTGATTGTAATGGTATAGCGCTATTAAACATTCCTCTTATTGTTACCTCTGAAAAAGGGGCAACAGCACAGGTTACACTCACACAAATATCTGTGAAAGATATTACAGGGGTATTGCCCAAATGCAGCTTGCAAAGCAAGTGCTCCGGCGGTTCTTACCCTTATGGATTTGAAGAGTATATTTTTACGGGTTTTGTTGTACTGCCAAACGATAGTAGCTGTAAGTATACCCTTAGTTGGGAGCAATGCTGCCGAAATTCAGCCATAACAACAGGTTCAGCAAATGCGCACTCTTACATCGAAACCAAACTTGATAAGTGTTTGGCATACGGGAACTCGTCGCCTGAATTTGTGCGTGAACCGATTATTGTGCTTGGTTATGGACAAAACGTAAGTCTTACCCACGCCGCAAGAGACGCTGACGGTGATTTGGTAACGTATGAACTAGTAAACCCGCTGTCGGGTGCTAACCAATCTATCGCTTACAGCGGCTCTTTTTCATCAAAAAAACCGTTAACCTTTTTAGGCTTTCCTAATACAAGTTTAAACCACCCCGCAGGATTCAGATTCGACAGCCTTACCAGTAACATGTCTTTCCGTCCCACAAAACAAAACGAGGTTACTGTAGTAAGTATCAAGGCCAAAGAATGGAGAAAAATTAACGGTTCTTATGTTCAAATTGGTGAGGTAATTCGCGATATACAATTATTGGTAGTGTCATTTCCTAACAACAAAGTGCCTCAAATTGGTGTACCCAACCAATCCAACATATTTGCTTGTACGGCAGGAAATCACTGCATAACCATTCCTGTAACTGACGGGGACATTGATGATACCTTAAGTTATTCGTATGCACACAACCTTAGCAATGCTGTTGTAACAGATACTACCGTAAACGATACGCTAAAGGTGACTATTTGCTTTAACGTGACGCAGGCGATGCTTGTTAGCGGAAACTATTTCTTCACATTATTTGTGCAGGATAATGCCTGCCCTATGGTTGGCAAAACCGAGAAAACCTACCATTTAAGGACATCGGCTTTGGTAAGTGCACCCCATCCCCAAAAATCCATTTATTGCGAGTCTGCTCCGTCGGTTACATTAGCCACACCCCCTTCAGGAAACTCCGTTTGGAGTGGAAACGGAGTACTAAAAATGGGAACTGTTTATACATTTAAACCTTATGATGCCCAACCGGGCTGGCACCAACTTAATTTCAGTTATATAGATTCTCTTAACTGCACTGCTAAGGATAGCTTGCTGGTAAGAGTAGTAGCGCGCCCTTCTATCGGCTTTACTGTTAATGATTCAGTAGGCTTACAAAACGATACGTTTTACTTTACCAATACATCCACTGCTGATACTACCTTTATTAGTCGGTGGAATTTCGGCGACTCAGGAAGTATGGTAAATACTTTTGGATACAATGCCCGACATATCTACAATAACTCTGGCGAGTATACGATAAGCCTCTCTATTAATAATGGAATTTGCCCTGCCGAATTATTGGTAAAAACCAATTACATAAAAATAGGCAGCAATTACCTTTCTGTACAATCGCCGGTTGAGTTAGGGCTACACATTTACCCCTCTCCTGCTTCGGAAACAGTGGTTATTGAAGCCGTGAGCGAACTGAAAGAAGTGTTGCTGGTAGATGTGTTGGGCAAAGCACACCGCTTTGCTGCAAACGGCAACAAAGCTGAATTAAACATCAGCGAGTTGGCCGCGGGTACTTACCTTATTAAAGCTATTGATACTCAAGGCAAACAATACACAGGAAAAGTATTGATACAACGGTAA